One Roseimaritima multifibrata DNA window includes the following coding sequences:
- a CDS encoding IS3 family transposase (programmed frameshift), translating into MSERRTFSREFKLAAVKKVIEQGLSYSQVGKDLGVRDSMIRSWKKAFEKDGTLDAEVASSSSVESELKRLREENRQLKMERDIFKKSDDVLRKGKQLRLKFIDEYRDRWPVTVLCRALEVSTAAFYQFVGRPASAAKTKQAEVTSAIVKIHSEKHHDAYGSPRVHKELLRRGVSCCLNTVAKYMGVAGIAANRRTKFRISTTDSNHNYPIAPNLLNQDFATKAINEVWLTDITYIPTKEGFTYLAAIVDLYSRKIIGWKTSRKIDSQLVVAALGDAITFRSPRPGVIVHSDRGAQYASGAFREELSQHGLIQSMSRRGNCYDNAPMESFFKSYKTEEVRNEQYETHEQATRGASEFIEHFYTPVRLHSSLDYQSPIEFERSSQSRSH; encoded by the exons ATGAGCGAACGTCGAACATTTAGCCGCGAATTCAAGCTCGCCGCCGTCAAGAAAGTCATTGAGCAGGGACTGTCCTACTCGCAAGTCGGCAAAGACTTGGGTGTGCGTGACAGCATGATTCGTAGTTGGAAGAAAGCCTTCGAGAAGGACGGCACACTCGATGCTGAGGTCGCCAGCAGCAGCTCTGTTGAGAGTGAACTCAAGCGACTGCGAGAAGAAAACCGGCAGCTCAAAATGGAGCGAGACATTT TTAAAAAAAGCGACGATGTTCTTCGCAAAGGAAAACAACTGAGACTGAAATTCATAGACGAGTATCGTGATCGCTGGCCGGTCACGGTGCTTTGCCGTGCCCTAGAAGTCTCAACCGCTGCTTTCTATCAGTTTGTTGGTCGTCCAGCATCAGCGGCCAAGACCAAACAAGCGGAGGTCACCAGCGCGATCGTCAAGATTCACTCGGAGAAACACCATGATGCCTATGGCAGCCCCAGGGTGCACAAAGAGCTACTTCGACGTGGCGTTTCTTGTTGCCTCAATACCGTTGCCAAATATATGGGGGTGGCTGGAATTGCTGCAAATCGCCGTACTAAATTCCGAATTTCCACAACCGACTCCAACCACAATTACCCGATCGCTCCGAACCTCTTGAACCAAGACTTCGCCACCAAGGCGATCAACGAAGTCTGGCTGACAGATATCACCTATATCCCTACGAAAGAAGGATTTACCTACCTTGCTGCCATCGTTGACCTTTATTCACGAAAGATCATTGGTTGGAAAACCAGTCGAAAAATTGACTCTCAGCTTGTTGTCGCTGCACTTGGCGATGCCATCACGTTTCGCAGCCCCCGCCCGGGTGTCATCGTTCACAGTGATCGCGGCGCACAGTATGCCAGCGGTGCTTTCCGCGAGGAATTGAGCCAGCATGGCCTAATTCAAAGCATGAGCCGCCGAGGAAATTGCTATGACAACGCCCCAATGGAATCGTTTTTCAAGAGCTACAAGACCGAAGAAGTTCGCAACGAACAATACGAAACACACGAACAGGCTACACGAGGTGCTTCTGAATTCATCGAGCACTTCTATACCCCCGTACGGCTGCACTCCTCGCTCGACTATCAGAGCCCGATCGAATTTGAACGCAGTTCCCAAAGTAGATCTCATTGA
- a CDS encoding type II and III secretion system protein, with protein sequence MKSNLNLIVAVLSLVCLSCATGDILAEDAGTKTEADSVQYLIELSEYELEKPIPIGLDEGSVVNAILRAGIKPVETIRLTAMSASESMVQVGKRISVTTDTMTRGDTTTRRFEAVEIGTILRLEIEPHHDGAVANISYTTSRVDGDPSGDSPPNVLTNTVQSTQVYVLGRPRLLTTVGAGRTTGILVTVRDIADAQPGE encoded by the coding sequence ATGAAATCGAATCTAAATCTAATCGTCGCGGTTCTGTCGCTCGTCTGCCTGAGCTGTGCAACCGGAGATATTCTCGCCGAAGACGCTGGCACCAAAACCGAAGCCGATAGTGTTCAATATTTGATCGAGCTATCGGAATACGAGCTTGAAAAGCCCATTCCCATTGGTCTGGATGAAGGCAGTGTGGTTAACGCCATACTCCGTGCAGGGATTAAGCCAGTGGAGACGATACGGCTGACAGCAATGTCGGCATCCGAAAGCATGGTTCAAGTTGGTAAACGTATCTCCGTAACGACGGACACCATGACTCGAGGCGACACAACAACGCGTCGTTTTGAAGCTGTAGAAATTGGAACGATTCTGCGTCTTGAGATTGAGCCGCATCACGATGGTGCCGTTGCCAATATTAGCTATACGACAAGCCGCGTTGATGGCGATCCATCCGGTGATTCTCCGCCAAATGTATTGACGAACACCGTGCAGTCAACGCAAGTCTATGTTCTGGGTAGGCCTCGACTGTTAACGACCGTTGGGGCGGGCAGGACCACCGGCATTCTTGTCACCGTTCGTGATATTGCAGACGCCCAACCTGGCGAATAG